One window of the Pseudomonadota bacterium genome contains the following:
- the thiE gene encoding thiamine phosphate synthase, with protein sequence MRARLEIGLYGILTDPVVGYERLAEIMVRKGLRIIQLRVKGAPRAEVVAIARRVRAVVPPGVAFIVNDDPEIAVEVGAAGVHLGQGDLPYADARRIVGDAAIVGLSTHNPAQTEAACALGPDYIGVGPVFATPTKRIPDPAIGLDGMRRMLAIATVPAVVLGGIDHGNAAAVVAAGAGNLCAVRCVNGSPEPGAEIDRILAVLRNRC encoded by the coding sequence ATGCGCGCACGGCTCGAAATCGGCCTCTACGGCATCCTCACCGACCCGGTCGTGGGATACGAGCGGCTCGCGGAGATCATGGTGCGAAAGGGGCTCCGGATCATCCAGCTGCGGGTGAAGGGCGCCCCGCGCGCCGAGGTCGTGGCGATCGCGCGGCGGGTGCGGGCGGTCGTGCCGCCGGGCGTCGCGTTCATCGTCAACGACGACCCGGAGATCGCGGTCGAGGTCGGTGCCGCCGGCGTGCACCTCGGCCAGGGCGATCTGCCGTACGCGGACGCGCGCCGGATCGTGGGCGACGCGGCGATCGTCGGGCTGTCGACGCACAACCCGGCGCAGACCGAGGCCGCCTGCGCGCTCGGGCCCGACTACATCGGCGTGGGGCCGGTGTTCGCGACGCCGACGAAGAGGATCCCGGACCCCGCGATCGGCCTCGACGGGATGCGGCGGATGCTCGCGATCGCGACCGTGCCGGCGGTGGTGCTCGGCGGGATCGACCACGGGAACGCCGCCGCGGTCGTCGCCGCGGGCGCCGGGAACCTGTGCGCGGTCCGGTGCGTCAACGGATCGCCCGAGCCGGGCGCGGAGATCGACCGGATTTTGGCGGTCCTTCGAAACAGGTGCTAA
- a CDS encoding phosphoribosylaminoimidazolesuccinocarboxamide synthase: MIDRDVLLAQLSRPLTETALEGLGPVSRGKVRDSYVKDGRRFIVTTDRISAFDRVLGTIPFKGQVLNRVAAFWFERTRGLVPNHMIGCPDPAVMEVLDCEPLPVEMVVRAYLTGSTSTSILTHYNRGVRDFCGNHLPDGMTAHQKLERPILTPSTKAEHGDHDISVSRKEILEMSRISAADFDEIARMSFALFEAGQRHCAANGLILVDTKYEFGKTKDGRIAVIDEVHTPDSSRFWQAATYETRRAAGKEPEGLDKEYVRVWLKTERGFTGDGPIPEIPDEIRVEAARRYIAACEQVTGEEFRPDAAEPNGRIARNLGLGGAR, from the coding sequence ATGATCGACCGCGACGTGTTGCTCGCCCAGCTCTCCCGTCCGCTGACCGAAACCGCGCTCGAGGGACTCGGCCCCGTGTCGCGCGGCAAGGTGCGCGACTCGTACGTGAAGGACGGCCGCCGCTTCATCGTCACCACGGACCGGATCTCCGCGTTCGACCGCGTGCTCGGCACGATCCCGTTCAAGGGGCAGGTCCTGAACCGCGTGGCGGCGTTCTGGTTCGAGAGGACGCGCGGCCTCGTGCCGAACCACATGATCGGCTGCCCGGATCCCGCGGTGATGGAGGTGCTCGACTGCGAGCCGCTGCCGGTCGAGATGGTCGTGCGCGCGTACCTCACCGGCTCGACCTCCACCTCGATCCTGACCCACTACAATAGGGGCGTCCGCGACTTCTGCGGCAACCACCTCCCGGACGGCATGACCGCGCACCAGAAGCTCGAGCGGCCGATCCTGACGCCGTCCACCAAGGCCGAGCACGGCGATCATGACATCTCCGTGTCCCGCAAGGAGATCCTCGAGATGAGCCGGATCTCGGCGGCGGACTTCGACGAGATCGCCCGCATGAGCTTCGCCCTGTTCGAGGCGGGCCAGCGGCACTGCGCCGCGAACGGCCTCATCCTCGTCGACACGAAGTACGAGTTCGGCAAGACGAAGGACGGCCGCATCGCGGTCATCGACGAGGTGCACACGCCCGACTCGTCGCGGTTCTGGCAGGCGGCGACCTACGAGACGCGCCGCGCCGCCGGCAAGGAGCCCGAGGGGCTCGACAAGGAGTACGTCCGCGTGTGGCTCAAAACCGAGCGCGGCTTCACGGGCGACGGCCCGATCCCGGAGATCCCGGACGAGATCCGGGTCGAGGCGGCGCGGCGGTACATCGCGGCGTGCGAGCAGGTCACGGGCGAGGAGTTCCGG